A stretch of the Pirellulales bacterium genome encodes the following:
- a CDS encoding protocatechuate 3,4-dioxygenase, whose amino-acid sequence MDSKAFSGSRRQFLTQAAAGAGAVGAAFYFVPGLFAEELSLTPRLTEGPFYPDKLPLDRDNDLVIVGDSTTPAVGEITHLTGRVLSPSGEPINNATIEIWQVDHNGVYLNTRDSGHRQRDANFQGYGTFTTASNGEYRFRTIKPVPYTGRTPHIHLRVNKGDRELLTTQVFIDGFPQNRSDGVLNGIRDPIDRELVLVDFKPVKDSRIGELSARFDIVIGRTPSDRPDGERPSRSRG is encoded by the coding sequence ATGGATAGCAAGGCATTCAGCGGCTCGCGGCGGCAGTTTCTTACGCAGGCGGCGGCCGGGGCGGGGGCGGTTGGAGCGGCGTTTTATTTTGTGCCCGGCCTCTTTGCCGAGGAACTCTCGCTGACGCCGCGGCTGACGGAAGGGCCGTTTTATCCGGATAAGCTCCCGCTCGACCGCGACAATGACCTGGTGATCGTCGGCGACTCGACCACGCCGGCCGTGGGCGAGATCACGCACCTCACCGGTCGCGTGCTCAGTCCCAGCGGCGAGCCGATCAACAACGCCACGATCGAAATCTGGCAGGTCGATCACAATGGAGTCTATCTCAACACCCGCGACAGCGGCCATCGCCAGCGCGACGCGAATTTCCAGGGGTACGGCACCTTCACCACCGCTTCCAACGGCGAATACCGCTTTCGCACGATCAAGCCTGTGCCCTATACCGGCCGCACGCCGCACATCCATCTGCGCGTCAACAAGGGCGATCGCGAGCTGCTCACGACGCAGGTGTTCATCGATGGCTTCCCACAGAACCGAAGCGACGGAGTATTGAACGGCATCCGCGACCCGATCGACCGAGAGTTGGTCTTGGTCGATTTCAAGCCAGTCAAGGACTCGCGGATCGGGGAGTTGTCGGCGCGATTCGACATTGTGATCGGCCGCACTCCTTCGGATCGTCCGGACGGCGAGCGGCCATCGCGCAGCCGCGGGTGA
- a CDS encoding PVC-type heme-binding CxxCH protein has product MLRFASVVSLFGCFLMAAAPPQVTDPRLKIELFAESPQIVTPIGIAVDAQGRVFVVESHTHQRPADYQGPKSDRIRVFEDTKGTGRPDRITTFFEGTNSTMCLAFDRQGALYVATRMEIFRLRDTKRTGTADERTPIVHLETTGTYPHDGLEGMAFDYKGDLYFGMGENLGAAYKLIGSDGSNVSGGGEGGNMFRCKPDGSHVERFATGFWNPFQCCFDQYGRLFTVDNDPDSRPPCRLLHVVEGGDYGFRFRYGRKGTHPFIAWNGELPGTLPMASAVGEAPAGLICYDSVNLPASYQGKLMATSWGDHRIDCFELSDHGATAWAKMTPLVTGSDDFRPASIAVAPDGSLYATDWVLKAYEVHGKGRIWHVSAVRPRQAIRDDEGNTKEAFAKLAAGLQIPKVNLEATDQPPALRALAVRLIPEDKFDPLQFMDTSRPIAVRAEALRRAKTPAIRDVALQSLDDPDPFLQQAARQALQHIVGELNDLDVPNLPTARQRLGVMLVLRAANEPAGRKFLPDLLKDSDPAVRFEAIEWIGEERIKHLRLQIAEMLKGEANTRELFNACVAALELLDGTQRPDEFHGESYDAKVLGDDQSSDTMRRLALRMLRPDHPALSIERLKGYLDSPDAALKLEAIQALRASLLPERFAVLADLARDAKRPADARAEAIVGLAESVSQRELLLTLAASDEPAVRNEALRSLRGPALTSSEAAQLEKLPAKDASTRDLIERLLAPPSPSDPPRHDVDAWLKALDGPGDPAAGERIFFHPRAAGCYRCHEMNGRGGQIGPDLTTAARLLGRRKLVESIVDPSKEIAPRFVPWTLVMKDGRTLTGLLVTEGPGDLETYSDNAGKLFTLKPDDIAERNPLHISIMPEGLADALTTQEFRDLLAFLMAE; this is encoded by the coding sequence ATGCTGAGATTTGCTTCGGTCGTCTCTCTCTTCGGTTGCTTCCTGATGGCCGCCGCTCCGCCGCAAGTGACCGACCCGCGACTAAAAATCGAGCTATTTGCCGAGTCGCCGCAAATTGTCACGCCGATCGGCATCGCCGTGGATGCCCAAGGGCGCGTGTTCGTCGTCGAGAGCCATACCCATCAGCGCCCGGCCGATTATCAGGGACCGAAGTCCGATCGAATCCGGGTGTTCGAGGACACGAAAGGGACCGGTCGGCCCGATCGGATCACCACGTTCTTTGAGGGGACCAATTCCACGATGTGCCTGGCCTTCGATCGCCAGGGGGCGCTATACGTCGCCACCCGGATGGAAATCTTCCGCCTTCGCGACACCAAGCGGACCGGCACCGCCGACGAGCGGACTCCGATCGTGCATCTCGAAACGACGGGAACCTATCCGCACGATGGGCTGGAAGGCATGGCGTTCGATTACAAGGGGGATCTCTACTTCGGGATGGGAGAGAACCTCGGCGCCGCCTACAAGCTGATCGGCAGCGATGGCAGCAACGTTTCCGGCGGCGGCGAAGGAGGAAACATGTTCCGCTGCAAGCCCGATGGAAGCCATGTCGAGCGGTTTGCCACGGGCTTCTGGAACCCGTTCCAATGCTGCTTCGACCAATACGGCCGGCTGTTCACGGTGGATAACGATCCCGATTCGCGGCCCCCCTGCCGCTTGCTGCACGTAGTTGAAGGGGGCGACTATGGCTTCCGCTTTCGCTATGGCCGCAAGGGGACTCATCCGTTCATCGCTTGGAACGGCGAGTTGCCCGGCACGCTGCCGATGGCCTCGGCAGTCGGCGAAGCGCCGGCGGGTTTGATCTGCTACGACTCCGTCAATCTGCCTGCGTCTTATCAAGGCAAGTTGATGGCAACATCCTGGGGAGACCACCGGATCGATTGCTTCGAGCTTTCGGATCACGGAGCCACCGCTTGGGCCAAGATGACGCCGCTAGTGACCGGCAGCGATGATTTCCGTCCGGCGTCGATCGCCGTCGCGCCGGACGGTTCGCTCTACGCGACCGATTGGGTGTTGAAGGCATACGAAGTGCATGGTAAGGGGCGGATTTGGCATGTCTCAGCGGTCCGGCCTCGACAGGCGATTCGGGACGACGAGGGTAATACGAAGGAGGCATTTGCCAAACTCGCGGCTGGTCTCCAAATTCCCAAAGTCAATCTCGAGGCGACCGATCAGCCGCCGGCGCTTCGGGCGCTGGCCGTGCGATTGATTCCCGAGGATAAGTTCGATCCGCTCCAGTTCATGGACACTTCGCGTCCGATCGCGGTGCGGGCCGAGGCGCTGCGGCGAGCGAAGACGCCGGCGATCCGCGATGTGGCCCTGCAATCGCTCGATGACCCCGATCCGTTCCTTCAACAGGCGGCCCGGCAGGCGCTTCAGCACATCGTCGGCGAGTTGAACGATCTCGACGTGCCCAATCTGCCGACCGCCCGGCAACGGCTGGGAGTGATGCTCGTGCTGCGCGCGGCGAACGAGCCGGCAGGGCGAAAGTTCCTGCCCGACCTTTTGAAGGATTCCGATCCAGCGGTCCGGTTCGAGGCGATTGAGTGGATCGGCGAAGAGCGGATCAAGCATCTGCGTCTGCAGATCGCCGAGATGCTCAAGGGGGAGGCGAACACGCGCGAATTGTTCAACGCTTGCGTCGCCGCGTTGGAACTGCTCGACGGCACGCAGCGCCCGGATGAGTTCCACGGCGAATCATACGACGCAAAAGTGCTTGGCGACGATCAATCCTCGGACACCATGCGCCGATTGGCCCTGCGAATGCTCAGGCCGGACCATCCGGCGCTGTCGATCGAGCGGCTCAAGGGCTACTTGGACTCGCCCGATGCCGCGCTCAAGCTGGAAGCAATTCAGGCCTTGCGCGCCTCGCTGCTGCCGGAGCGATTCGCAGTGCTGGCCGATCTGGCCCGCGACGCGAAGCGGCCAGCCGATGCTCGGGCTGAAGCAATTGTCGGGCTAGCGGAATCAGTTTCGCAGCGCGAGCTGTTGCTCACCTTGGCTGCATCCGATGAACCAGCGGTGCGAAATGAGGCGCTGCGATCGCTCCGCGGCCCAGCGCTTACCTCCTCTGAAGCCGCGCAGTTGGAAAAACTGCCCGCCAAAGACGCCAGCACTCGCGATCTGATCGAACGACTTCTCGCGCCTCCTTCCCCATCCGATCCGCCGCGACACGATGTCGATGCCTGGCTCAAGGCGCTTGACGGTCCCGGTGACCCGGCAGCGGGGGAGCGAATCTTCTTCCATCCTCGCGCCGCCGGCTGCTACCGCTGCCACGAAATGAACGGCCGCGGCGGGCAGATCGGTCCCGATCTGACGACGGCGGCCCGCCTGCTCGGCCGGCGGAAGTTGGTCGAGTCGATCGTCGATCCGAGCAAAGAGATCGCCCCGCGATTCGTCCCCTGGACGCTGGTGATGAAGGACGGCCGCACGCTGACGGGGCTCTTGGTGACCGAAGGCCCCGGTGACCTGGAAACTTATTCCGACAACGCCGGCAAGTTGTTCACGCTCAAGCCCGACGACATCGCCGAACGGAATCCGTTGCACATCTCGATCATGCCCGAAGGCCTCGCCGACGCGCTAACGACGCAAGAGTTCCGCGATCTGTTGGCATTCTTGATGGCGGAGTGA
- a CDS encoding ABC transporter ATP-binding protein yields MAQLALENVTKEFPGGVRALDAFSLDVADGEFVAVVGPSGSGKSTLLRLVAGLDRVTAGTIRIGGRTVNDLAPRRRNVAMAFQHPALYPHLSVYDNLAFPLRMRRFARGTIDAKVRAVAEQLSIRPLLSRKPAAISGGEQQRVAFGRVLIREAICNLFDEPLAHLDRPLVEQLQTCLLELHRQRPTTTLFVTHDQQEALTLGQRVVVLAAGKIQQLAPPLEIYDHPANHFVAGFIGSPAMNFLDGQLVAEDGALWFIGGAVRLRLGDEQTKRLSHRAGSPIVAGIRPEGISEAHSSAVAINSNCITAEVRLSELQGDRVFHRIETDDGRQLVARGNDRTALCPNCVRQFQIDERHLQLFERGKFGLNLSPVSAQL; encoded by the coding sequence GTGGCCCAGCTCGCGCTCGAAAACGTGACGAAGGAATTTCCCGGCGGGGTGCGAGCGCTCGACGCGTTCTCGCTCGACGTGGCCGACGGGGAATTCGTGGCGGTCGTTGGGCCCTCGGGATCGGGGAAATCGACGCTGCTGCGGTTGGTCGCTGGCTTGGATCGCGTCACCGCCGGCACGATTCGGATCGGCGGGCGAACAGTAAACGATCTCGCGCCGCGGCGTCGAAACGTCGCGATGGCCTTCCAGCATCCGGCGCTCTATCCGCACCTGAGCGTGTACGACAATCTGGCTTTTCCGCTGCGAATGCGCCGGTTCGCGCGAGGCACGATCGACGCAAAGGTCCGGGCCGTCGCAGAGCAGCTTTCCATTAGGCCGCTGCTTAGCCGCAAGCCGGCCGCGATCTCCGGCGGCGAACAGCAGCGCGTGGCGTTCGGGCGAGTGCTAATCCGGGAGGCGATATGCAATCTGTTCGACGAGCCGCTCGCACATCTCGACCGCCCGCTGGTCGAGCAGCTTCAAACCTGCCTGCTCGAACTGCACCGCCAACGACCGACGACGACTCTCTTTGTCACACATGACCAGCAAGAGGCCCTTACTCTCGGCCAGCGCGTCGTCGTATTGGCGGCCGGCAAAATCCAACAACTCGCCCCGCCGCTCGAAATCTACGACCACCCAGCCAATCACTTTGTCGCCGGCTTCATCGGCTCGCCGGCGATGAACTTCCTCGACGGGCAGCTTGTCGCGGAAGACGGCGCGCTCTGGTTCATCGGCGGTGCAGTTCGCTTGCGACTTGGTGACGAGCAAACCAAGCGACTCAGTCATCGCGCAGGCTCGCCGATCGTCGCAGGCATTCGCCCGGAAGGAATAAGTGAGGCACATTCATCGGCTGTCGCCATCAACTCAAATTGCATCACGGCGGAGGTCCGTCTCAGCGAATTGCAGGGGGACCGCGTCTTCCATCGAATCGAAACCGACGACGGCCGACAACTCGTGGCTCGCGGGAACGATCGAACAGCCCTTTGTCCAAATTGCGTTCGTCAATTTCAGATTGACGAGCGACATCTGCAACTCTTCGAGAGGGGTAAGTTTGGCCTGAATTTGTCGCCTGTTTCGGCGCAGCTATGA
- the prmC gene encoding peptide chain release factor N(5)-glutamine methyltransferase: protein MSDEWTIGRLLAWTTDYLKRQGAESPRLDAEVLLAAVRGCRRIELYTAFDQTADVATREKFRELVRRRAEGTPVAYLVGRKEFYSLSFLVTRDVLIPRPETELLVVRLLDLAKERGTGGEPISIADIGTGSGIIAVCAARSLPKARVIAIDVSPAAIAVARENAAAHGVAERIEWFESDLLSGVPAERRFDFVASNPPYVSSAEFAKLPATVKDFEPHQALEAGPRGTEVIERLIPAAAERLLPGGWLLMEISPMIEPTVRTLLEAVAAFEAGPTIKDLAGLPRIVQASKKE from the coding sequence ATGTCTGACGAATGGACAATCGGTCGGCTGCTTGCCTGGACGACCGACTATCTGAAGCGGCAAGGGGCGGAGTCGCCGCGGCTGGATGCGGAGGTTCTGCTCGCCGCCGTCCGGGGATGCCGGCGGATCGAACTCTATACGGCGTTCGACCAGACGGCCGATGTGGCGACGCGCGAGAAGTTCCGCGAACTCGTCCGTCGACGGGCGGAAGGGACGCCAGTCGCCTATCTCGTCGGGCGCAAAGAATTCTATTCTCTCTCATTTCTCGTCACGCGCGACGTGCTGATCCCAAGGCCCGAGACGGAGTTGCTCGTCGTCCGGCTCTTGGATTTGGCGAAAGAGCGCGGTACCGGCGGTGAGCCGATTTCGATTGCCGACATCGGAACTGGCAGCGGCATCATTGCCGTCTGCGCCGCTCGGAGTTTGCCGAAAGCCCGAGTCATAGCGATCGACGTGAGCCCGGCGGCAATAGCGGTGGCTCGCGAGAATGCCGCGGCGCATGGCGTCGCCGAGCGGATTGAATGGTTCGAGAGCGATCTACTCTCGGGAGTGCCAGCAGAGCGGCGGTTCGACTTCGTAGCAAGCAATCCGCCCTACGTCAGTTCGGCCGAATTTGCTAAGCTGCCGGCCACGGTAAAGGATTTCGAGCCGCATCAGGCGCTCGAGGCCGGCCCGCGGGGGACCGAGGTGATCGAGCGGCTCATCCCCGCCGCGGCCGAAAGGCTCTTGCCAGGCGGATGGCTGCTGATGGAGATCAGTCCAATGATCGAGCCGACGGTGCGGACCTTGCTTGAAGCCGTGGCGGCATTCGAGGCCGGTCCAACGATCAAGGACCTTGCCGGGCTGCCACGGATCGTGCAAGCAAGCAAGAAAGAATAA
- the murA gene encoding UDP-N-acetylglucosamine 1-carboxyvinyltransferase, whose translation MNGCVRQCMRITGGVPLFGTVRASGSKNAALPIMAATILADGPVTLSRVPNLTDIDTLALLLGHLGLETKRDAAGRLRIATVDRGPTLANHELVGRMRASFCVLGPLLARRGRAIVSLPGGCAIGCRPVDLHLKGLAALGAEICIERGYIIARAERLRGARISLAGPHGPTVTGTANVMAAAALARGHTTITAAAREPEIVDLGRFLNALGAKIEGLGTSTIDVTGVEQLGGADYQVIPDRIETATLLIAAAMTRGSIQVTGVVPSHLTTVLRTLDAAGATLEVAPDRISLAMPENPRAFKAMARPYPRIPTDVQAQLMSLASLARGRSRLADHIFPERFQHVAELIRLGAVIERRGDRATVTGVDSLTGTEVTSSDLRACAALVLAGLAARGTTVVRGIDHLDRGYEQLDAKLNKLGARIERMTDNESAPCERRRPLACHSPVAA comes from the coding sequence ATGAATGGCTGTGTACGTCAATGCATGCGCATCACCGGCGGCGTGCCGCTTTTCGGTACGGTTCGCGCCAGTGGCTCGAAGAACGCCGCGCTGCCGATCATGGCGGCGACAATTCTCGCCGATGGGCCGGTGACGCTTTCACGCGTGCCGAATTTGACCGATATCGATACGCTCGCGCTGTTGCTCGGACATCTCGGGCTCGAAACAAAGCGCGACGCCGCGGGACGGTTGCGAATCGCGACTGTCGATCGTGGTCCCACGCTCGCGAACCACGAACTCGTCGGCCGGATGCGGGCGTCGTTCTGCGTGCTCGGGCCGCTCTTGGCTCGACGCGGCCGGGCGATTGTTTCGCTGCCGGGAGGATGTGCGATTGGCTGCCGCCCGGTCGATCTGCATCTCAAAGGTCTGGCGGCCCTCGGCGCTGAGATTTGCATCGAGCGCGGCTATATTATCGCCCGAGCGGAGCGGTTGCGCGGCGCGCGGATTTCGCTTGCCGGACCGCACGGTCCGACCGTGACCGGGACCGCGAACGTCATGGCGGCCGCCGCCCTGGCTCGCGGCCACACGACGATCACCGCCGCCGCGCGCGAGCCGGAGATCGTCGATCTGGGGCGCTTTCTCAACGCGCTCGGGGCGAAGATCGAAGGGCTGGGCACTTCAACGATCGATGTTACCGGCGTCGAGCAGCTTGGCGGGGCGGACTATCAGGTAATCCCGGATCGGATCGAAACGGCGACACTCCTGATTGCCGCGGCGATGACGCGCGGGTCGATCCAGGTGACGGGTGTCGTGCCAAGCCATCTAACGACCGTTCTCCGCACGCTCGATGCCGCCGGTGCGACCCTCGAAGTTGCTCCGGACCGAATCTCGCTCGCCATGCCCGAGAATCCCCGCGCTTTCAAGGCGATGGCCAGGCCCTATCCCCGAATCCCAACCGACGTACAAGCACAATTGATGTCGCTTGCCTCGCTTGCCCGCGGCCGGAGCCGTTTAGCGGATCATATCTTTCCCGAGCGGTTTCAGCATGTTGCCGAACTGATTCGGCTCGGCGCGGTGATCGAGCGCCGCGGTGATCGGGCAACGGTCACAGGCGTGGATTCACTCACCGGAACCGAAGTGACCTCCTCTGATCTTCGAGCCTGCGCGGCGCTGGTACTGGCCGGACTGGCCGCGCGGGGAACGACCGTAGTGCGTGGAATCGACCATCTCGATCGCGGCTACGAGCAGCTAGACGCTAAGTTGAATAAACTCGGCGCTCGAATTGAGCGCATGACGGACAATGAGTCTGCTCCATGCGAACGCAGGCGGCCGCTGGCTTGCCATTCGCCGGTCGCGGCATAG
- the serA gene encoding phosphoglycerate dehydrogenase: MPRIIVLDTLSPDGLALLDAAKPKGIEYEVRTGLKGDALRDALAEFDGAICRSGVKITPDALAGNHRLKAIVRAGVGTDNIDKEAATRLGIVVMNTPAGNTLSTAEHTFAMMLALSRNIAPAYQSLVEHKWDRNKFMGAQLADKTLGVVGLGRVGLAVARRAKAFEMRVLGYDPFLARERAQELGIEPFDNVRQMLPEVDYLTVHTPLTDETKNLISRAEIETMRPSVRLVNCARGGIYDEAALAEALKAKRIAGVALDVFASEPCTDSPLFGMPGVLATPHLGASTEEAQAQVAVEGVGLLVDFLTTGAIRHAVNMSPLDRQTLESLRGFLDVAHRLGLLLAQMDKATPQRCVLHYRGEVAGKNTRLITAAFAVGLLENALVADVNIVNAELLLRERGIELIEQSRADMGAFSSVITAEVVTAASTHRAAGTLLGQNMPRLVQVADHRLESYLDGVLLVFTHRDVPGIIGRVGTIFGQHKINIAQMAVGRAAPGGAATGVLNLDTEPTAAALAEVLASPDIESATVIRLPPAGKLPAWLQ; this comes from the coding sequence ATGCCACGCATCATCGTTCTCGATACGCTCAGTCCCGACGGATTGGCCCTTTTGGACGCCGCTAAGCCCAAAGGGATTGAATATGAAGTGCGCACCGGGCTGAAAGGGGATGCGCTGCGCGACGCATTGGCCGAGTTCGACGGCGCGATCTGCCGTAGCGGAGTCAAAATCACGCCGGACGCCCTGGCGGGCAACCATCGGCTCAAGGCGATCGTTCGGGCCGGCGTGGGGACCGACAATATCGACAAAGAAGCAGCCACGCGGCTGGGGATTGTCGTGATGAACACGCCGGCCGGCAACACGCTTAGTACGGCCGAACACACGTTCGCCATGATGCTGGCCCTGTCGCGCAACATCGCCCCAGCGTATCAAAGCCTGGTCGAGCACAAATGGGACCGCAACAAGTTCATGGGCGCCCAACTGGCCGACAAGACGCTCGGCGTCGTCGGCCTCGGGCGCGTCGGGCTGGCGGTCGCCAGGCGAGCGAAGGCTTTCGAAATGCGCGTGCTTGGCTACGACCCGTTTCTCGCCAGGGAGCGGGCGCAGGAACTCGGCATCGAGCCGTTCGACAACGTTCGTCAAATGCTGCCCGAGGTCGACTACCTGACCGTCCACACGCCGCTCACCGACGAGACGAAGAATCTCATCAGCCGTGCCGAGATTGAAACGATGCGTCCGAGCGTGCGGCTGGTGAACTGCGCCCGCGGTGGCATCTACGATGAAGCGGCGCTCGCCGAGGCGCTTAAGGCGAAGCGAATCGCCGGCGTGGCGCTCGATGTCTTCGCGAGCGAGCCTTGCACCGACAGCCCGCTATTCGGTATGCCCGGCGTGCTGGCCACCCCGCATCTCGGGGCGAGCACGGAAGAGGCGCAGGCGCAAGTGGCGGTTGAGGGAGTCGGCCTGCTGGTCGATTTCCTCACGACCGGCGCGATCCGCCATGCCGTGAACATGAGCCCGCTCGATCGGCAGACGCTCGAAAGCCTCCGCGGCTTTCTCGACGTGGCCCATCGTCTGGGCCTGCTATTGGCGCAAATGGACAAAGCGACGCCTCAGCGCTGCGTGCTTCACTATCGGGGCGAAGTGGCCGGCAAGAACACGCGGCTGATTACAGCGGCCTTCGCAGTCGGCCTGTTGGAAAACGCCCTTGTGGCCGACGTGAACATCGTCAACGCGGAGCTGCTGCTGCGCGAACGCGGGATCGAATTGATCGAGCAATCGCGGGCCGACATGGGGGCGTTCAGCTCCGTGATCACGGCCGAGGTGGTCACGGCCGCCAGCACGCATCGCGCCGCGGGAACGCTCTTGGGGCAAAACATGCCGCGGCTGGTTCAGGTTGCCGATCATCGGCTCGAGTCCTATCTCGACGGCGTGTTGCTGGTCTTCACCCATCGCGACGTGCCAGGGATCATTGGCCGGGTCGGCACGATCTTCGGCCAGCACAAGATCAACATCGCGCAGATGGCCGTCGGCCGCGCGGCCCCCGGCGGGGCGGCCACCGGCGTGCTGAATCTCGACACCGAGCCGACCGCGGCCGCTCTGGCCGAAGTGCTCGCCTCGCCGGATATCGAATCCGCGACGGTGATTCGCCTGCCACCAGCCGGCAAGCTGCCGGCTTGGTTGCAATGA
- a CDS encoding RNA polymerase sigma factor — MALARGDFDRWVTDHGPSLYRMAYRMVGDRHEAEDLLQDTFRSAWKSRQLFDARRGERAWLAAILRRRVVDHWRREVGNGFRLVENNLEVGVDGTDPLANDYSDEMQLALDCLPPDLKETLLLVVVAELTHQEAANLLGIPLGTVLSRVSRARNKLREFLLARAGFAKQIKHVSP, encoded by the coding sequence TTGGCACTGGCACGAGGCGATTTCGATCGTTGGGTCACGGACCACGGTCCTTCCCTGTACCGGATGGCCTACCGCATGGTGGGCGACCGGCATGAGGCGGAGGATTTGCTGCAAGACACATTCCGCTCAGCCTGGAAGAGCCGGCAACTGTTCGACGCCCGGCGCGGAGAGCGAGCTTGGTTGGCGGCCATTCTGCGGCGTCGGGTGGTCGACCATTGGCGGCGCGAAGTCGGCAACGGCTTCCGTTTGGTCGAGAACAATTTGGAGGTCGGCGTCGACGGGACGGATCCGTTGGCCAACGATTATTCCGACGAGATGCAGCTTGCCCTGGATTGCCTGCCCCCCGATTTGAAAGAAACGTTGTTGCTGGTCGTCGTGGCTGAGCTGACACACCAAGAAGCGGCCAATTTGTTGGGAATTCCGCTGGGAACCGTGCTCTCGCGAGTCAGCCGCGCCCGAAACAAACTCCGCGAGTTCCTCTTGGCGCGGGCTGGATTTGCGAAGCAGATCAAACATGTCTCACCTTGA